CGATGAGGTGGAGAGCTTCCTCGAGCTGGTGGCGGCGAGCTTCGAGCAGATGACGCGTGAAAACAGCATGCTTAAAAGCAGGATCGCGGCTTTGGAGGAGAAGATAGAGGAGTATAGGAAAAAGGAGGAGAGCCTGCGTGAGACGTTGCTCTCCGTCCAGAAATTCGAGGAAAGCGCAAAAACGGCAGCTCAGAGGGAGAGCGAAATCATAATCAATCAGGCCAAGCTCGAGGCACAGAGGATAATTCAGGAGGCGGAGGAGAAAGCCAACAGGATAAGGGAGGAGATAAACAGGCTTAAAAACCTCAAAGAGCGATTTATCGCCGAATATCGAGCCCTCCTACAGACACATTACGAACTGCTTATGGAGATGGAAAGGCGGCGCAAGGACGAGGAGGAGTTCGATGAGACAACCCTCATGGAGCATCACGAAGATGATGAAGGCGGAGGAGAAAATACTGAAAAGATGGGAAGAGATGGAGATACATAAGAAGTT
The sequence above is a segment of the Candidatus Poribacteria bacterium genome. Coding sequences within it:
- a CDS encoding DivIVA domain-containing protein, with product MLTALDIYQQEFKRSFRGYDPDEVESFLELVAASFEQMTRENSMLKSRIAALEEKIEEYRKKEESLRETLLSVQKFEESAKTAAQRESEIIINQAKLEAQRIIQEAEEKANRIREEINRLKNLKERFIAEYRALLQTHYELLMEMERRRKDEEEFDETTLMEHHEDDEGGGENTEKMGRDGDT